From Vitis vinifera cultivar Pinot Noir 40024 chromosome 14, ASM3070453v1, a single genomic window includes:
- the LOC100853921 gene encoding uncharacterized protein LOC100853921 → MDENSEIIEAILRGDDHATNLNDHQSQDSGWKTVSYSKRRKNPPQNSLQPSLTPFHNSDVFRSVDQHSEDRLRRAQEAAATAAAAAAALQSAVRSKQHSDDDDSDAEIPAGAVDNGGAEVKKVKPKKPKKPKVSVGDAASKMDADDLSAFLLDISASYETHQDIQLMRFADYFGRAFAPVSAAQFPWMKILKESTVAKMIEVPLSHIPEAVYKTSGDWINQRSFEAVGSFVLWLLDNIHADLAIHQGTVKGSKKVAQQAPSKSQVAIFVVLAMSLRRKPEVLISLLPIMKENPKYQAQDKLPVTVWMISQASQGDLAVGLYMWTHMLLPMLSGKSSCNPQSRDLILQLVERILSSPKSRTILINGAVRKGERLVPPSALELLMRATFPAPSARVKATERFEAMYPTLKEVALAGSSRSKAMKQVLLQIMNFAIKAAGEGILDLSREAVDIFTWCLNQNPDCYKQWDLIYLDNLEASVLVLKMLSHEWKELSAKNPSLDPLKDALKSFQQKNEKELGGGEHGARHASLKDADKYCKVILGRLSRGHGCTVSKVFASAALALGAAAGFALLSPNLQSYDWKRLPELFKF, encoded by the exons atggatgAGAATTCAGAAATTATAGAAGCAATTCTTAGAGGAGACGACCACGCGACCAATCTCAATGACCACCAAAGCCAAGACTCCGGCTGGAAAACCGTCTCCTATTCCAAGCGTAGGAAGAACCCTCCTCAGAATTCCCTCCAACCCTCCCTCACCCCCTTCCACAATTCCGACGTCTTCCGCTCCGTCGACCAACACTCCGAGGATCGCCTCCGGCGCGCCCAGGAGGCGGCGGCTACTGCTGCTGCTGCCGCAGCCGCCCTCCAATCCGCTGTCAGATCCAAGCAGCATTCAGATGACGACGACAGCGATGCCGAAATTCCCGCCGGCGCAGTCGACAATGGGGGTGCGGAGGTGAAGAAAGTGAAGCCCAAGAAGCCCAAGAAGCCCAAGGTTTCTGTTGGTGATGCGGCGTCGAAGATGGACGCTGATGATCTCTCTGCTTTCCTTCTTGATATATCT GCTTCCTATGAAACTCATCAGGATATACAGCTCATGCGGTTTGCTGACTATTTCGGCCGTGCATTTGCTCCTGTCAGTGCAGCGCAATTCCCTTGGATGAAGATATTGAAGGAGTCTACTGTTGCAAAGATGATTGAA GTTCCTCTTTCTCATATACCCGAAGCTGTTTATAAGACATCAGGTGACTGGATCAACCAACGATCCTTTGAAGCGGTTGGTTCCTTTGTGTTATGGTTGTTGGATAACATTCATGCTGATCTAGCAATCCATCAAGGAACTGTCAAGGGATCCAAAAAGGTGGCTCAGCAAGCACCATCAAAATCTCAG GTTGCCATATTTGTCGTGTTAGCAATGTCGTTACGACGAAAACCAGAAGTGTTGATCAGTTTGCTGCcaataatgaaggaaaatccAAAGTATCAAGCACAAGATAAGCTGCCAGTCACAGTATGGATGATTTCTCAG GCCTCTCAAGGAGATTTGGCTGTGGGGCTGTACATGTGGACACATATGCTGTTGCCTATGCTGAGTGGCAAATCAAGTTGTAATCCACAGTCCAGAGACTTAATTTTGCAGTTGGTAGAAAG AATTTTATCTTCCCCAAAATCTCGCACTATTTTAATAAATGGTGCTGTGAGAAAGGGAGAGCGCCTGGTGCCACCATCAGCTCTTGAACTTTTAATGCGAGCCACTTTCCCAGCACCTTCAGCTCGAGTTAAG GCAACTGAGAGGTTTGAAGCTATGTATCCTACCTTAAAAGAGGTGGCCCTTGCTGGATCCTCCAGAAGCAAAGCCATGAAACAAGTTCTACTGCAGATAATGAATTTTGCCATCAAAGCTGCTGGAGAAG GTATCCTTGATCTATCAAGGGAAGCAGTGGATATTTTCACTTGGTGTTTGAATCAGAATCCTGACTGTTACAAGCAATGG GACCTAATTTATCTTGATAATCTGGAAGCAAGTGTTCTTGTTCTAAAAATGCTTTCCCATGAATGGAAGGAGCTCTCTGCTAAAAATCCTAGTCTTGACCCTCTAAAAGATGCTCTAAAGAGTTTCCAGCAGAAG AATGAGAAAGAGTTGGGTGGTGGTGAACATGGTGCACGCCATGCATCTCTTAAGGATGCAGACAAGTATTGCAAGGTGATCTTGGGACGATTATCACGAGGCCATGGTTGTACAGTGAGCAAGGTGTTTGCATCCGCTGCATTAGCATTGGGTGCTGCTGCTGGGTTTGCACTTCTGTCCCCAAACTTGCAATCTTATGACTGGAAAAGGCTACCGGAGCTGTTTAAGTTTTAA